AAAAGATTCTACATCATTTCCAATTGGTGTAATCGCACCAAGCCCTGTTACTACTACTCTTCTTTTCATAATGCCTCCATCTATTGTTCGTACTCTTCTACATTGCCATTCCGCCATCTACACACAGCACTTGCCCTGTAATATATCCGGCTTCCTCAGATGCCAGAAATGCTACTGCTTTTGCTACGTCTTCCGGTCGTCCAAATGTTCCCATTGGAATCTGTGTCTTCGTTAATTCTTTTACTTTTTCAGAAAGTACCGCTGTCATATCTGTCTGAATAAATCCCGGCGCAATTGCATTGACTGTAATATGTCTGGATGCAAGCTCTTTTGCCGCAGATTTTGTCATGCCGATAATTCCTGCTTTTGATGCCGCATAATTTACCTGTCCTGCATTTCCGTGTAAAGCAACTACCGATGCAAGATTGATGATCCTTCCTGATTTCTGCTTCAACATTGGACGTGCCACATGATGAATACAGTGGAACGTTCCTTTCAGATTGATATCGACTACCTCAGAAAAATCAGCTTCGCTCATACGCATCAGCAGACCGTCTTTTGTAATTCCGGCATTATTTACAAGAATATCAATCCTTCCATAAGTTGATACAATATCCTCTATAAATGTCTTGCATGCCTCGAAATCAGCCACATTACACTGATAAATCACTCCATCTCCACCCTCATTTTGGATTGTTCTCAACGCTTCCTCTGCTTTTTCTTTTGAACCATTGTAATTTATAACAACAAAAATGCCCTGTCTTGCAAGTTCTAAGGCAATTGCTTTTCCTATTCCTCGGGATGCTCCTGTTACAATTGCAATTTTCTTTTCTGACATAGTCTGTAACCTCTCTATTTTCTACTACATTCTTGTACAACTTTCTCGATATCCTCTACCGTCTGTACATTGTATACTTTTACATTACGATTAATTTTTCTCATAAACCCTGCAAGTGTTTTGCCAGGTCCGATTTCTACAAAAGTATCCACACCTTCTGCTATCATCGCTTCTACACTTTGCTGCCATTTTACAGGTGATGAAATCTGTTTTGCCAGAAGACTTCTGATTTTCTGATGATCCTTTACAAATTCTGCTGTTACATTTGTAACGTACGGGATTTGTAATTCAGAAATTGTCACTTTTTCTAATACATCTGCAAGTTTCTCACCCGCTTCTTCAAGCATTGCTGAATGAAATGGTCCG
This Ruminococcus hominis DNA region includes the following protein-coding sequences:
- the fabG gene encoding 3-oxoacyl-[acyl-carrier-protein] reductase encodes the protein MSEKKIAIVTGASRGIGKAIALELARQGIFVVINYNGSKEKAEEALRTIQNEGGDGVIYQCNVADFEACKTFIEDIVSTYGRIDILVNNAGITKDGLLMRMSEADFSEVVDINLKGTFHCIHHVARPMLKQKSGRIINLASVVALHGNAGQVNYAASKAGIIGMTKSAAKELASRHITVNAIAPGFIQTDMTAVLSEKVKELTKTQIPMGTFGRPEDVAKAVAFLASEEAGYITGQVLCVDGGMAM